From Symphalangus syndactylus isolate Jambi chromosome 5, NHGRI_mSymSyn1-v2.1_pri, whole genome shotgun sequence:
GGTAGTATAAGGTTATATTACTGTAGAACCACAGTGCCCATCTTGCCAGCAGTGCCCGCCCCACCCTCAAAGCTGAGCAGGTTGAGCCTTCTAGTCTGGGGCCAGACCCCTCAGATGGGGATATCCCTGGGGGAGCCTGGTGCTGAACCAGAAGAGGCTTCCTGGTGCTTCTGTCCTAGGCCACCACTCCTCCAGCCCTTTGCCCGCACATACATGCCCCACCTACTCTTTCATCCCCTCTGCCCTTCCCCTGAAATGGTCCTTTGCAGCTGTCATCCCAGAGCAGGCAGATGGGCTCCTGTGCTTGAGCTCCACCCCAGCTCTTACAACATCTGGGCTTTGAACCCTTTACATTTATCCAGTCTAGATGAGTAGGCTTGGGGCCAGCACCCTGTCTCAAAGATGGCAAAATGAGGCTAGTTTTGGATGAGCTAGCTGGTGTGGGTTCCAACCACAGGAACACACTGATGCTCAAATCCTAAGGTGCCAAGCCCTAGGCCCTGGAGGCTGGTAGAACAGGATCTATGCCTGGAACCCTGGCAGGGATTCCTGCCAAGGACTTGTGCTTAAGCCTGCTTcagggcttcaggctgcttctGCTCTGTGTCTGCCCAGAGTGGCTGAGCGGGTGGATGGGTGGGCAGAAGGGCTCACCGAGGATTGTGGACACAGGGTAGGCCCTGGCACCATGGGTTTCAGGCTGTTACCACTTTCCTTGTAGGAACATCGCCAGAAGCAGATGAGCCAGGGTAGAGGGCTGGCCCCTCCTCTCATCTTCCCTTCAGTCTTAAATTGTCTCCAGCAATGGGAAGAGGCCAGGAACTGTAACCCTTGTGCTGTGTATTCTCTGAGCCTCTGCTCACTCTCAGGGCCAAGCAGCTCCCAAGCTGGGGCCCTCTCTTGGCCACAATCCGAGCAGCAGTCTAGGTTACAGGCATTTTGGTAGGCAGGTTCTGGCTGCCTGTTAATGCAGTTAGGCCCCCTGATTAGGTACAGTGAGAAACAAGCTAGAACAACCCTGGCCCAGGAGACTGCCCACTCCAGCGAGATCCAGGGATGATAGCCTTGCGGGGCCACTGGGAGTTTGTGCCCAagcttctccctcttctctccccagGGGGGCACTGGGActggtccctgccctcatccTTAGCCTGGGCCTTCTCCAGAGGtattaaaagagaaatatgatTCCTCTGTCTTCAGTTCTTTTCAGGGGCATCCTGCCCATAGTACCCAGTTCCCAAGGGGCCCCCAGTCATGTGGTGAAGCCTAACAAACATTCGTGCAGCTCTTAGGGAACCAAAAACCAGCACTGAAATAAAGCTGAATGACTGAGTCCTGTGCCGTGTGAATTGCTCTGTAGGCTGTCATTAGgtgctgcctgccccagcctAGGAACCCGCCCCACTCATCTCCTGCCCTCAGCAGGCCATAGTTGTTGGGCACATAGAGCCTAAATCCCGGCCAGTAATGGGACTGGCAGGCTGCGGAAAACCAGACCCCACCTGGCTAGCCCCGGTTTAGGTTCTCTGGGGCTGAGAGGTACAGAAGCCAGCAGGGCAGAGGTGCCATCTAGGACTGCTCAGCAGCCAGGGCCCAGAGGACGTCCCCAATTCTGATCTTTCTTACCCCTGCCTAGCTcttctgtgcctggcccagttcaCACTTAGCTCTCCACAAGCTGAACTGCTAAGAAAGACTTTATTAATAAGGTCAGGTAAGGGGAAGGCAAGGAGCCTGGAGATGGACACACTGGTACCAGGGGTTACAAACAGTAAGAAACACTTTATTATAACTTTACAACATATAAATAGCTTGGGTCAAATCTGTGCTTTCTGGCAGCGGGGCACAAGTCTGCTCCCCTGCAGGCTCCTGCCTTCCTTCACATTGCACTGTTCATTGGGTGGCTCTGGCCTGGGGCCTGGTGGTCGAGGCTGGAGTCAAGGGGCTGGGCGGCCCAGTCCCGCCCTCCATCTCCTCATGCGGTGGCCTGTGCCTGTCATCTGCTTGGGTTGCGGCTGGTGTGGAAGGACCGCTCCTCAGGGGTCAGGCCAGCAAAGAAGGGGTGCAGCAGGGCCTCGGCCAGTGTGATGCGCTGAGCAGGGTCAAATTCTAACATCCTCCTCATCAGGTCAAACAGCTGCACGTGCTCCAGGGAGTCTTGGAGCATGTAACTCTGCTCAGGGACACAAGGTGCCTCAGTGTGACGGCAGGGTCGTGGGAAGCCACAGCAGGTCCCCTTGCCTCTGGGACGCCTTGCTGGACTCGATCGAGGAGGCAGTGATGCCTCCTTGGAGGACTCTACTTCCGCCCTCCTGGACAATGAGCAGCTCCTTTCTTTTCATGCCTGTTTAACGTTTTGCTCGGAACTTGCCAGGCTACTAGGTGTCTTGCTGGGTTGATGCCTCTGCCCCCACATGCAAAGTCCTGACAGGTGGGTAGAGATCACCTCTGCGAAATTCACTTGTCCGAGCACCAAATGCAGTTGACAGAGGCTTCCTGGCCATGTCTAGGTCTTCCCTCCCCCTCACCTCAGTCCTGCCTAGTTCTTCCCAAAATTTCGAGGAGAGAGGGGGACAGGAAGCAGCAGGGTTTCTGACATCTGGCTCTTCTGGTGTTCCCCAATTACATTCATAGCCACCCTATGGGGAAGGGGTAGGGCTAAGGGCCCCTCTGGGGCAGTCTGCAAGAAGCCCCATTGCCAGCACCCAGCCGTCTTTGGTGCCGCCTCCCATAGAGCTGGATCGAGGAGGCAGCCTTTAGCGGCCTGGCCTGTCTCTGCTGTATGTCTGCCCAGTGCCTGGGGTCTCTCCTTGGCATGAGTTGAGCTGGGGGTAGCCAGAAACTGACCTTCAgaggtttgcagttctccttcaCATACCGGCCGTCAGAGCTGTTCTCATCCCAAACTAGGCCCCCTTTGTAGAAATATTTCTGCTTCCTGAAAATTAAGGGGGTGGAGTCAAGTGTGGGAGTAGTAAGGGGACAAGCctctggtgggaggtggggaagagCAGCTCCCAAGACAGCAGCAGAACCAGGGCAACAGGTCTGCAGGGGCACACAGGGAAGGCTTTTAGGAGCCTGGGGAGCCATGGACTGTCCAGCAAAGACTCACCACATCCAGTACCCTGCTGACCCACAGCCAAGAAGAAAAAGGCTCCTATACCAACCCTGAGGGGGCTACTGGGGTCCTTACCTGGTACGGTGGATCATGTGTGATGGGATGGGCCCTAGGATCTTCTCCATCATCACCAGGTGCTCTCGGTTTTCATGGGTCTGTGGAAGATTAGGGACAGTGCAAGGGGGTCAAGTCCTAGCTCTGGCCCCttcaaggagaaaaaggaacaagaaaGATGGGCAAGTGCCCTCACTGCCCCAGGAGATGCAAACCTACCAATGAAGCGGCAGCCCCAGCTTCTCCTGCCAGCCTGTGCTCAGGCTCAGGCTCCTCAGCCCTTGTGGGTGGAGGTGGACTGGGCTGTGACTACATTTCTCTCTGGTTAGCTCTTCGCTCCCTGCCCAGAACATGCCGTGTCCCAGCCCATCCCAATGCCTTTAGTCATCTGTGCCCCTTATCTAGAAGGTAAGGTCACCTCCTGTCCCATCCTCCATCCTCGATGGCCTAGCATAAGACTCCTCTGAGTGTTCCAGCTACCCTGACCTCTGCATTCCCTTTAGCATCTACATCCTTAAGAGTCTGAATCTCACATGATGATTAGTGGGAGGAGGAAGACACCTGCATTCTCATCCATGTGGGGCTTCCCACCCCAGTGGCCTGCAGCCTGTCATAGTAGCAGTACTCAGGGTAGGGGAGCGATGTGGGTTGGCTGTACCTGGAAGAGTGTGAAGCCCCGGTAGTACTCAAAGAGAATGCAGCCAATGCTCCAGACGTCACAGGgctgtgcccagcccagctctGCAAGCCAAGATGGGGAGAGGCTGTGAGATCCAGCCCTATGCTTCCAGCCTGGAAGTCATAAGGCAGCCCCCACACCGGCTGGCAGGACTCTTGCCCAAATCCTTGTACAAGGCCCTCTCTCAGTAAGGCTGACAGATAAAGCCAGGTCAGTCACCTGTGTCTCATGACACTGGCCCCTTGGTCTGAGAAACTCTGCCTGCCCTGGGTGGCAGAGACTGACAGGCATGCCACTGCCTCTGTTCATACCCTCCCAACAACAGTCCAGTGTGACAAGGTCACAGGCCATACAGTCACTCACCAAGGATCACCTCAGGCGGGCGATAGTGACGGGTGGCCACAATGGTTGTGTGATGCTCATGGTCAAATGTGGCACTGCCAAAGTCAGCCACTCGGATGCTGGTGTTCTTCACTGACTTCTCCTCACAGCTCTGAAAGGCAAGGCAGGCCTGCCAGGTCAGGAGTCTGCACCAGCGGGTAACCCACCTCTGAAACAGGGCCTCACCCTTACCCCCACCAATACCTTGTGCTCATTGTAGAGGGTTTCAAACTCAGAATTCACAAACAGGATGTTCTCTGGCTTCAAGTCTGTATGGGTCAGCTGATTCTCATGCAGAACTAAGGGAGCAGGGAAAGAAGGGGAAGTAGGCACTGAGAAGCTGGCTCGCCTGCCAGCTCTAGGCCAGACCCCTCTTCCAATGCCAGCAACTGCCAGAGCTCCTCACACCCCCACCTCAGCAGGGAGCTGGACTACAGCCTGCCTCTGTGCTGGCCTCCCTCTCAAGGGTTCTCTGTACTTGAGGCCTTGGAGGGTTCTGATACTTTAGCAGGGGGATAGGAAAGAAATTTGCCATTCGAAAAACCTCCCTCCACCTCTCCTCTGCAGAGACCAGGCCTGCTCACCTGTCTCTCACCAGAGCTACAGCAACAGCCTCGAGGTGGTTCCCTCTTCCCTGCaccagctacataatttgcagggccctttgcaaaatgaaaatgcaggtccCCTGTTCAAGTTACTAAGAATGTTAAGGTGGTGGCAAAAGGACATTAAATCAAGCACAGGGTCCTGTGCGACTGAGTGCACAGGTCGCATACCCAGGAAGACAGCCCCGCCTCTCATTGCTAGTCATGGgcagggaagcctttcccctCCAGCCCCTTCTGACAGTGGCTTCTCGCTAGTAGTCACTTTTCAGCTCAAGGCTCCCATCTGGCACTCAAGACCCTCACAACTGTGTGGCCCACCACTCCCCAGTGGTAGCCTACTCCACTGGAGCCCATTCTCAGCCCATTAACAGGCTCCAGGCCTCACCAAGCTGTTCCCCTTGCTTGGAATCCTTGTCCCTGTCCCATCTTGCAGATCCTGTGGGAGGAGGAAGACACCTGTCTTCTCATCCAGTGGCCTGCAGCCTATCACAGTAGCAGTGCTCAGGGTAGGGGAGCGATGCGGGGTGACCTAGAGCGATTCTAGCTCAAGGCCTACCAACTTCACCAAGGAGCCTTTCTGTACTGCTGCAACCATTGCAAATCCTACTGCGCTGAGCCCTGGCACCACCAAATAATGCTTTTCAAGGCTGGCAGGGAGATGACAAGTCAGGGTTAGAGGGTCTCCGTGTGGGCAGGACCTGTGGTGCTGTCAGGTCAGGCTTCTACCTTTTTATCCCATGCGTGAAGCAGGGAGGCAGGGTTGGTGGTTAGGCCAATTCCAGAGcagttcttttctgttttcttcctgagTGCCTGGGGGTAGAGAGGCTGGTCCAGGAGGTCCCTGGAGGGAGCCCTAGCCTTTCCATCCTCACACTGAGATTCCCACCTGAAGACAGGCCTTTCCGCCAAAGGGGATCTGGTGTCCCTCAGGCCCAGGAGAATGGTTAGTAACGTGCTGGAATGAATGGGGACAAGTAACCAGATGACTTGGCTGCAGGCATGTGGCCGCCCATGCTTCTTTTGAAGGTGGACACTTACATCTAAGGGCGTGACAGAGCTGGTAGGCCATGTGCCGGACATGTGGTAGGGGGTAAGGCTGGAAGTTATTCTCCTTCAGGAACTCAAAGGTGTTCTTGCCCAGGAGCTCAAAGGCGATGCACATGTGACCGTGGAAGTTGAACCAGTCAGACATCAAGACGCacaggctggaggaggaggatgggCAGGGCTCAGGCTGTGTGCTGGGGGCCTGCCTCACCCCCTCTCTCAGATGAAGACAGTTCCCAACTCTCTCCTAGGCCACTGGGTCACACACGGGAACGCAGATACACACAATGCAAGAGAATCAGAGCAAGAGCACCTCTCCCCACCAGCCATCACCCAATACCCAGATGAGCTCTGGGCAAGGACTAAGCTTCCTGCGGGGGGTAGGGGAGATGTCCACGGTTCTGGCCCAAGCCCTCCGAGCTTCCCTACTTATGATGTGAAAGAAGCCCTGCCTCAGAGTTGCTGAGGGAAAGATGGAAAGTGCTAGTGCACTCCGCAGGACTGGTGCTGCTTTTCTCCACTTGCTCACCTGCTGAGCTTCGTGAGGGTCTGTGCCGGATTCACCCATCTGCCCAGGCTCAGCACAGTGCGTGGAGGAGAGTGCTCAGTGTGTCTGCCACAGAAAGGCCCTCCTTTGGGTATCTCCTACTATGTGAGAGCCCCAGCTTCATGTTTTTATCTTGTCTTATGCCCAGCATAACCCAGTGAGCTCTCCAATTCACAAACGCAGGGCTGGGAGGCCTTCCTCAGGACACAGAGCCAGCTGGGGTGAAGACTGGACTGCAGTCTAAAGGCTTCCAGCAAGACCTCTGCCAGACTCCCCTGGCTCTGAGTGTGGGGAGAAGGCACAGTGCAGATGGGTGAAGGCACACGACTAAGCCCTTGGAAGTCCAGCAGCCCCACTGAAGGCTTCCCTCCCACTCCTTGCAGATACTCACAACTTGTTTTCTTTGTCCTTCTCCTTGATTTTTTTGAGCACGTTGATTTCTAGCCGGGCAGCCTCCCGGTACTTGCCCACATTGCGGATGATCTTCAGGGCAACCTGAGACTTCCCTCTGGTACCCGGGAAGGAAACAGAGGTTCTCATCAGCAGCTGCCCAGTccttcccccaccctccaccccaaccCAGCAACTCCCAACAAACACCACTCCAGGAGCAGCCGGCACTGAAGAGAGCAGATACTGGATGCCCAGCCTGCCCCATGCAACACCAGACCTTTGCCCACCCAACAGCAAGCTCCCTGGCATCTGTGAGTTAATGCTGTTAGCATCCTTGCCATCCTTCGGCTTTTATGTTCTCAGCCACTGCCAGCTCCCAAAGGAGTGTGGGAGAGTAGAGGCCAATCCTGCTTAACCAGTGCCAGTCCAAGAGCTCACACAGTGACCTAACCTGTACGCCAGGCAGCCCCAACCCTGGCCAGGCTGTCCCACCGAGAGCCCTCCTGCGGCACCTCTTGACCTTCCTGAGCTTGTCTGCAAGTCTGAGCAAACAGGGATGGGGGTTCCAGGATCAAGTAAAGATCTGGCAAGAGGTAGGGTACCAGCAAGGGTACCTCTCACTGTGAGGCCCAGGGCCACTCCCTTTACCACACCCCTCTCCAGCCGCACCTACCTGCCACAGTGTTTATCAGCGACCACAAAATGCCAGGAACCCTTCTTAAGTGTCCAAAGAAGGTTTTAACAGTCCCTGCTCTGTgcttcccacccccaaccccaccccaggaGGCCATCTGCAGGGAGCCAGCAGAGAAGGAAACCTGCTGAGGCTCGGCTGCCAGGCCCTGTCAGGAAAGGACAGCTAGAATTCAGATGCCCAGTGGGGAATGAGACAGCCCTAGCCTGGAATGGCACGTCCTCTGAGGCCTCAGGGAGGCTGACTGTGGTGCCTAAGGCTCACAGGCCCAGGGTAAAGGGACCTTCTAGAGAATCCCCTGCTTTTTT
This genomic window contains:
- the CLK3 gene encoding dual specificity protein kinase CLK3 isoform X3 codes for the protein MHHCKRYRSPEPDPYLSYRWKRRRSYSREHEGRLRYPSRREPPPRRSRSRSHDRLPYQRRYRERRDSDTYRCEERSPSFGEDYYGSSRSRHRRRSRERGPYRTRKHAHHCHKRRTRSCSSASSRSQQSSKRSSRSVEDDKEGHLVCRIGDWLQERYEIVGNLGEGTFGKVVECLDHARGKSQVALKIIRNVGKYREAARLEINVLKKIKEKDKENKFLCVLMSDWFNFHGHMCIAFELLGKNTFEFLKENNFQPYPLPHVRHMAYQLCHALRFLHENQLTHTDLKPENILFVNSEFETLYNEHKSCEEKSVKNTSIRVADFGSATFDHEHHTTIVATRHYRPPEVILELGWAQPCDVWSIGCILFEYYRGFTLFQTHENREHLVMMEKILGPIPSHMIHRTRKQKYFYKGGLVWDENSSDGRYVKENCKPLKSYMLQDSLEHVQLFDLMRRMLEFDPAQRITLAEALLHPFFAGLTPEERSFHTSRNPSR